In one Juglans regia cultivar Chandler chromosome 11, Walnut 2.0, whole genome shotgun sequence genomic region, the following are encoded:
- the LOC109005501 gene encoding trihelix transcription factor GTL2-like: MFDGVPDQFHHFIASSRTTLPLPLSFPLHAAAASNPSQNITFPPYDHYEPPPPNSHHHQAALALHPNLLQPLHHQSPTHKDHEEKEENNLVSVNLDIERERSIQVQQPIDPAWTNEEVIALLRIRSSMENWFPEFTWEHVSRKLAELGFKRSAAKCKEKFEEESRYFNSNINYGKSYRFFSEPEELYHGNQNPDDHVGTEKNGQKMEKPSHDQGSQEDHNLGQSLEADHSREGDHSRDGTVGEHFKDIGTETVAGKAKRKKRKRKKFEMLKGLCEKIVSKMMAQQEEMHHKLLEDLAKRDEEKVAKEEAWKKQEMDRMNRELEIMSHEQAIAGDRQATIIEFLKQIASSSFGSQYFNEERHDIQADSLKVTKSSNSYPPSTNSSSLIQAPNPNPASDINNQNTVEAPQLSFAMDHQGHHNFSSLSTKGNSITPTSITKTLARHQNPSLNTLAPNTPEVPTSTSPTLPLSSQNRNSPNTQNMPLTPISTSTHKDSPNSIANIVKDDLGKRWPRDEVLALINLRCSLYNNVEDKELGAKGPLWERISQGMLELGYKRSAKRCKEKWENINKYFRKTKDVNKKRSLDSRTCPYFHQLSTLYNQGTLVIAPSEGPENHLISSSTTTAPENHLPLPDIGLNNSSQGMSSGLNSTLLQVAEGEKNMVQAQSFDFELI; this comes from the exons ATGTTTGATGGAGTACCGGACCAGTTCCACCATTTCATAGCCTCATCAAGAACcactctccctcttcctctctcctttCCTCTTCATGCCGCCGCCGCCTCTAATCCCTCCCAAAATATTACCTTCCCTCCCTATGATCATTACGAGCCACCTCCTCCAAATTCTCATCATCATCAGGCCGCCTTAGCCCTCCACCCAAACCTTCTGCAGCCATTGCACCACCAATCTCCCACCCACAAAGATcatgaagagaaagaagaaaacaacttGGTGTCTGTGAATTTAGAcattgaaagagagagatccATACAGGTACAGCAGCCAATCGACCCAGCTTGGACTAACGAAGAAGTGATTGCACTGTTGAGAATCAGATCTAGCATGGAGAATTGGTTCCCGGAGTTCACCTGGGAACATGTCTCAAG GAAGTTAGCAGAGCTTGGGTTCAAGAGGAGTGCTGCGAAGTGCAAGGAAAAGTTTGAAGAGGAAAGTAGATATTTCAATAGCAACATTAACTACGGCAAGAGTTACAGGTTTTTCAGTGAGCCTGAGGAGCTCTATCATGGAAACCAAAACCCTGATGATCATGTTGGGACCGAAAAGAATGGACAAAAGATGGAAAAGCCAAGTCATGATCAAGGGAGCCAAGAAGATCATAACTTGGGGCAGAGTTTGGAAGCAGATCATTCAAGAGAAGGAGATCATTCAAGAGATGGAACAGTTGGAGAACATTTCAAGGATATTGGTACTGAAACTGTGGCAGGAAAagcaaagagaaaaaagagaaagaggaagaagttTGAGATGCTCAAGGGTTTATGTGAGAAAATTGTGAGTAAGATGATGGCTCAACAAGAGGAGATGCATCATAAGCTTCTTGAAGATTTGGCGAAGAGAGATGAAGAAAAGGTTGCCAAAGAAGAAGCTTGGAAGAAGCAAGAGATGGATAGGATGAATAGGGAGCTTGAAATCATGTCACATGAACAGGCTATTGCAGGAGACAGACAGGCTACAATCATCGAGTTCTTGAAGCAAATCGCATCGAGTTCTTTCGGAAGCCAATATTTCAATGAAGAAAGACATGATATACAGGCCGATTCTCTGAAGGTAACAAAGAGTTCAAACTCATATCCTCCCAGTACTAATTCATCTTCCTTAATTCAAGCACCAAACCCTAATCCGGCTTCTGATATCAATAACCAAAATACAGTTGAAGCACCCCAGCTTTCATTTGCAATGGATCATCAAGGTCATCATAATTTTAGCTCTCTTTCCACCAAAGGGAACTCGATCACACCCACTTCAATAACCAAAACCCTAGCACGTCATCAAAACCCTAGTCTAAATACTCTTGCCCCAAACACTCCAGAAGTACCCACTAGTACTTCACCTACTCTTCCCCTATCATCCCAAAACCGTAATTCTCCGAATACTCAAAACATGCCACTTACACCCATTTCAACTTCAACACATAAAGACTCCCCAAACTCCATAGCCAATATTGTCAAAGATGACCTTGGAAAGAGATGGCCAAGAGATGAAGTTTTGGCACTTATAAACCTGAGATGCAGTCTCTATAACAATGTTGAGGACAAGGAATTAGGAGCCAAGGGTCCTCTATGGGAGAGAATCTCACAAGGGATGCTGGAGTTGGGTTACAAGAGGAGCGCAAAGAGGTGCAAAGAGAAATGGGAGAACATAAATAAGTATTTCAGGAAAACCAAGGATGTTAACAAAAAGAGGTCCCTTGACTCTAGAACATGCCCTTATTTTCATCAGTTGAGTACTTTGTACAATCAAGGAACTCTTGTTATAGCACCTTCCGAAGGGCCGGAAAACCACTTgatcagtagtagtactactaccgCACCGGAAAACCACTTGCCTCTGCCGGATATTGGCCTCAATAATTCATCTCAAGGCATGTCCAGCGGCCTTAACTCCACACTACTGCAAGTTGCTGAAGGTGAGAAAAATATGGTTCAAGCACAATCTTTT